In the Caenorhabditis elegans chromosome X genome, one interval contains:
- the Y60A9A.1 gene encoding uncharacterized protein (Predicted), translating into MLSTRIFQNQQHTFIQTPETSQVHLESLTGVAVRQTSKIVSPFDFSDSENLPNAQRRLITDTVPCCLNFDNDQDDDEEQATCSSTKSSPIEPQIIFKKDKCFYY; encoded by the coding sequence ATGTTATcaactcgaatttttcagaatcagcAGCACACTTTCATCCAAACTCCAGAAACTTCTCAAGTTCATTTGGAATCTCTCACCGGAGTGGCTGTTCGCCAAACATCTAAAATTGTGTCTCCATTTGATTTTTCCGATAGTGAAAATCTGCCAAACGCGCAACGCCGTTTGATCACTGATACAGTGCCGTGTTGCTTGAACTTTGATAACGATCAAGATGACGATGAGGAACAGGCGACTTGCTCGTCTACAAAATCTTCACCTATTGAGCCTCAAATTATATTTAAGAaagataaatgtttttattactAA